One stretch of Corallococcus exiguus DNA includes these proteins:
- the nadC gene encoding carboxylating nicotinate-nucleotide diphosphorylase: MQQDYLDRLIALSLDEDLGAAGDVTSLAVVPAEAEGSGELVAKEQMIVAGLDAFVRVFHMVDAEVEVEVLKRDGEEIKPKVVAARVHGKLRSLLAAERTALNLVQRAAGIATLAQQAMTSVRGSKLRVLDTRKTPPGMRGLAKHAVRMGGASNHRFGLFDGILIKDNHIAAVGGDITEAVRRAKLNGPRLVKIEVEVTNFKQLEEAIAAGADVIMLDNMDDAQIREAVKLTASRVPIEVSGGVTLDRLPRLAKLGVDFVSMGALTHSARAMDLSLEIATTKKSTRKPRSAQG, from the coding sequence GTGCAGCAGGATTATCTCGATCGGCTCATCGCGCTGTCCCTCGACGAGGACCTGGGTGCTGCGGGGGACGTCACCTCGCTGGCGGTGGTCCCCGCCGAAGCGGAGGGCAGCGGTGAGCTGGTCGCGAAGGAGCAGATGATCGTCGCCGGCCTGGACGCCTTCGTCCGCGTCTTCCACATGGTGGACGCGGAGGTGGAGGTGGAGGTCCTCAAGCGCGACGGCGAGGAGATCAAGCCGAAGGTGGTCGCCGCGCGCGTCCACGGCAAGCTGCGTTCGCTGCTGGCCGCGGAGCGCACGGCGCTCAACCTGGTGCAGCGCGCCGCCGGCATCGCGACGCTGGCCCAGCAGGCGATGACCTCCGTGCGAGGCTCGAAGCTGCGGGTGCTGGACACGCGCAAGACGCCGCCGGGCATGCGGGGCCTCGCGAAGCACGCGGTGCGCATGGGCGGCGCGTCCAACCACCGCTTCGGCCTCTTCGACGGCATCCTCATCAAGGACAACCACATCGCGGCGGTAGGTGGCGACATCACCGAAGCGGTGCGCCGCGCGAAGCTGAACGGTCCCCGGCTGGTGAAGATTGAAGTGGAGGTCACCAACTTCAAGCAGCTGGAGGAGGCCATCGCCGCGGGCGCGGACGTCATCATGTTGGACAACATGGACGACGCGCAGATCCGCGAAGCGGTGAAGCTGACGGCGAGCCGCGTGCCCATCGAAGTGTCGGGCGGCGTCACGTTGGATCGGCTGCCCCGGCTGGCGAAGCTGGGCGTGGACTTCGTGTCGATGGGCGCGCTGACGCACTCGGCGCGGGCCATGGACCTGTCGCTGGAGATCGCGACGACGAAGAAGTCCACGCGCAAGCCCCGCTCCGCGCAGGGCTGA